The Shinella zoogloeoides genome includes a region encoding these proteins:
- a CDS encoding ABC transporter permease: protein MSDTVKPAGRAKRRAYARLKSVAGFLVVVATTYLGLLAVTFFIGRVVPIDPVLAIVGDRAPARVVERVRQEMGLDLPYYQQFWLYIKGVFQGDFGTSVLTTNPVMTDIRRVFPATMELASVGTIIGAVIGIPLGVLAAVRRGSISDQVVRIVGLIGYSVPIFWLGLLALLVFYARLGWVSGPGRIDVVFEYTFTPVTGFFLIDAILNRDWAAFRDIVSHIILPASLLGYFSMAYISRMTRSFMLNELGQEYIVAARAKGLPESRIIWGHALRNAAVPLVTVIALSYAGLLEGSVLTETVFAWPGLGLYITNSLQNADMNAVLGGTIVIGSVFIAINLLSDVLYRMLDPRTRTR from the coding sequence ATGTCTGACACGGTAAAGCCGGCAGGGCGCGCCAAACGGCGCGCCTATGCGAGGCTCAAATCGGTTGCCGGCTTCCTCGTGGTCGTCGCCACGACCTATCTCGGCCTTCTCGCCGTCACCTTCTTCATCGGCCGCGTCGTGCCGATCGATCCGGTGCTGGCGATCGTCGGCGATCGCGCGCCGGCCCGCGTGGTCGAGCGCGTGCGGCAGGAGATGGGGCTGGATCTGCCCTATTATCAGCAGTTCTGGCTCTATATCAAAGGCGTCTTCCAGGGCGACTTCGGCACCTCCGTGCTGACCACCAATCCCGTGATGACGGACATCCGCCGCGTCTTTCCGGCGACGATGGAGCTTGCCTCCGTCGGCACCATCATCGGCGCGGTCATCGGCATTCCGCTCGGCGTGCTGGCCGCCGTCCGGCGCGGCAGCATCTCCGACCAGGTGGTGCGCATCGTCGGCCTCATCGGCTATTCCGTGCCGATCTTCTGGCTCGGGCTTCTCGCGCTCCTCGTCTTCTATGCCCGCCTCGGCTGGGTTTCCGGCCCCGGCCGCATCGACGTCGTGTTCGAATATACGTTCACACCCGTCACCGGCTTCTTCCTGATCGACGCGATCCTCAACCGCGACTGGGCCGCCTTCCGCGACATCGTCTCGCACATCATCCTGCCGGCCTCGCTGCTCGGCTATTTCTCCATGGCCTATATCAGCCGCATGACGCGCTCCTTCATGCTGAACGAGCTGGGGCAGGAATATATCGTCGCGGCGCGCGCGAAGGGCCTGCCGGAAAGCCGCATCATCTGGGGCCATGCGCTGCGCAACGCCGCCGTGCCGCTCGTCACGGTCATCGCGCTCTCCTATGCCGGCCTTCTCGAAGGCTCGGTGCTGACGGAGACCGTCTTCGCCTGGCCGGGCCTCGGCCTCTACATCACCAATTCGCTGCAAAACGCCGACATGAACGCGGTGCTCGGCGGCACCATCGTCATCGGTTCCGTCTTCATCGCCATCAACCTTCTCTCCGACGTGCTCTACCGCATGCTCGACCCCCGAACGAGGACCCGATGA
- a CDS encoding ABC transporter ATP-binding protein, with protein sequence MSALLTVEDLRVSFPTRTGVVEAVRGVSFALGRERLGIVGESGSGKSQTGRAIMGLTAEHGVIDAKRLEFNGIDLLKASKAERRALRGKRIAMILQDPKYSLNPVMTIGRQIVETLRAHEPVGRVEAKKRALDMLAAVQIRDPERVFDLYPHEVSGGMGQRAMIAMMLVAGPELLIADEPTSALDVTVQLDVLAILNRLVAERGMGLIFISHDLRLVSSFCDRVIVMYAGRIVEELPAEKLSEAQHPYTRGLLNCMPQIGADRHPLPVLDRKPEWRT encoded by the coding sequence GTGAGCGCGTTGCTGACCGTCGAGGACCTTCGCGTCTCCTTCCCGACGCGCACCGGCGTCGTGGAGGCCGTGCGCGGCGTCTCCTTCGCCCTCGGCCGCGAGCGGCTCGGCATCGTCGGCGAGAGCGGTTCCGGCAAATCACAGACCGGCCGTGCCATCATGGGCCTCACCGCCGAGCATGGTGTCATCGATGCCAAACGCCTCGAATTCAACGGCATCGATCTCCTCAAGGCGTCGAAGGCCGAGCGGCGGGCGCTGCGCGGCAAGCGCATCGCCATGATCCTGCAGGACCCGAAATATTCGCTGAACCCGGTCATGACCATCGGCCGCCAGATCGTCGAGACGTTGCGCGCGCACGAGCCCGTCGGCCGGGTGGAGGCGAAAAAGCGCGCGCTCGACATGCTCGCCGCTGTGCAGATCCGCGATCCCGAGCGCGTCTTCGATCTCTATCCGCACGAGGTCTCCGGCGGCATGGGCCAGCGCGCGATGATCGCCATGATGCTCGTCGCCGGCCCGGAACTGCTGATCGCCGACGAGCCGACCTCGGCGCTCGACGTGACGGTGCAGCTCGACGTGCTTGCCATCCTCAACCGGCTGGTCGCCGAGCGCGGCATGGGGCTGATCTTCATCTCGCATGACCTGCGCCTCGTCTCCTCCTTCTGCGACCGCGTCATCGTCATGTATGCCGGCCGTATCGTCGAGGAGCTGCCCGCCGAGAAGCTTTCCGAGGCGCAGCATCCCTATACGCGCGGCCTTCTCAACTGCATGCCGCAGATCGGCGCCGACCGGCATCCGCTGCCCGTGCTCGACCGCAAACCGGAGTGGCGGACATGA
- the nikC gene encoding nickel transporter permease, which produces MSEATMTRREWLLTDRPQSRLQARLGRAYVAWRRFTANRLAVLGLLIILGLVFLAVFAPLLAPHSPYIGDLANARLLTPGPGHWLGTDDQGRDILSRLIYGSRLTLQVVLLVAVIAAPLGLLVGTVAGYAGGWVDAVLMRITDIFLAFPKLVLALAFVAALGPGIGNAIIAIAITSWPPYARIARAETLTVRNSDYILAVQLMGASPWRIVLRHIMPLCISSLIVRVTLDMAGIILTAAGLGFLGLGAQPPLPEWGAMIASGRRFILDQWWVAAMPGFAILVVSLGFNLLGDGLRDALDPRGSGQ; this is translated from the coding sequence ATGAGCGAGGCCACCATGACCCGCCGCGAATGGCTCCTGACCGACCGGCCGCAATCGCGCCTTCAGGCAAGGCTCGGCCGCGCCTATGTCGCCTGGCGGCGCTTCACCGCCAACCGGCTCGCCGTTCTCGGCCTGCTGATCATCCTCGGCCTCGTCTTCCTTGCCGTTTTCGCCCCACTGCTCGCGCCTCATTCGCCTTATATCGGAGACCTCGCCAATGCGCGCCTCCTGACACCCGGGCCGGGCCACTGGCTCGGCACGGATGACCAGGGCCGCGACATCCTCTCGCGCCTCATCTACGGTTCGCGCCTCACCTTGCAGGTCGTGCTGCTGGTGGCGGTCATCGCCGCGCCGCTCGGGCTTCTGGTCGGCACGGTCGCCGGCTATGCGGGCGGCTGGGTGGATGCGGTGCTGATGCGCATCACCGATATCTTCCTCGCCTTCCCGAAGCTCGTCCTGGCGCTCGCCTTCGTCGCGGCGCTCGGGCCCGGCATCGGCAACGCCATCATCGCCATCGCCATCACCTCCTGGCCGCCCTATGCGCGCATCGCGCGCGCCGAGACGCTGACGGTGCGCAATTCGGACTATATCCTCGCCGTGCAGCTCATGGGCGCCTCGCCCTGGCGCATCGTGCTGCGCCATATCATGCCGCTCTGCATCTCCTCGCTCATCGTGCGCGTGACGCTCGACATGGCAGGCATCATCCTTACCGCCGCCGGTCTCGGCTTCCTCGGCCTCGGCGCACAGCCGCCGCTGCCCGAATGGGGCGCGATGATCGCCTCCGGCCGCCGCTTCATCCTCGACCAATGGTGGGTCGCCGCCATGCCGGGCTTCGCCATCCTCGTCGTCAGCCTTGGCTTCAACCTGCTCGGCGACGGCCTGCGCGATGCGCTCGACCCGCGGGGGAGCGGCCAGTGA
- a CDS encoding ABC transporter ATP-binding protein yields the protein MTPALAINGLGVVYDDFTALDDVSLSVAPGESYGLVGESGSGKSTLLRAVAGLAPVSQGTITVDGAPLGNKRDKAFYRKVQMVFQDPYGSLHPRQTVDRLLLEPLAIHGFTDTESRIVRALDEVGLGSGFRFRYSHQLSGGQRQRVAIARALILEPSILLLDEPTSALDASVQAEVLNLLEQLRAARNLTFVMVSHDLAVVTHMCDRLMVMQNGHAVEELTAADLAARRVTQDYTRGLLAASEGFQRTG from the coding sequence ATGACGCCGGCCCTCGCTATAAACGGCCTCGGCGTCGTCTACGATGACTTCACGGCGCTCGACGATGTCAGCCTTTCGGTCGCGCCGGGCGAGTCCTACGGCCTCGTCGGCGAATCCGGCTCCGGCAAGTCGACGCTGCTGCGCGCCGTGGCCGGCCTTGCGCCGGTCTCCCAAGGCACGATCACCGTGGATGGCGCGCCGCTCGGCAACAAGCGCGACAAGGCCTTCTACCGCAAGGTCCAGATGGTCTTCCAGGACCCCTACGGCTCGCTGCATCCGCGCCAGACCGTCGACCGCCTGCTCCTCGAACCGCTCGCCATCCACGGTTTCACCGATACCGAAAGCCGCATCGTGCGGGCACTCGACGAGGTGGGCCTCGGCTCCGGCTTCCGCTTCCGCTATTCGCACCAGCTTTCCGGCGGCCAGCGCCAGCGCGTGGCGATCGCCCGCGCGCTGATCCTCGAACCCTCGATCCTGCTGCTCGACGAGCCGACCTCGGCGCTCGATGCCTCGGTGCAGGCCGAGGTGCTGAACCTTCTGGAACAGCTTCGCGCCGCCCGTAACCTCACCTTCGTCATGGTCAGCCACGACCTTGCCGTCGTCACCCATATGTGCGACCGGCTGATGGTCATGCAGAATGGCCATGCCGTGGAAGAGCTGACCGCCGCCGATCTTGCGGCCCGCAGGGTGACGCAGGACTATACGCGCGGCTTGCTTGCCGCCAGCGAAGGCTTCCAGCGCACCGGCTGA